AAACTTCTTCGAGACTTGATGCCTGTTCGCTGGCGCCTTCCGACATCTGCTGGCTCGATGATGACAATTGTTCTGATGCCGATGCCACTTGCTCGGAGCCACTCGACAGACTGTCGATAACCGCATTGATAGGACGCACAATACTCCGGGTGATAAAAAAGGAGAGTGCGCCGCCGATAATAATGGCAATTATCGTAATAATGATTACCATCCCGGTCGTCTGGGCAGCCATCGATTTCATGTCTTTTTCGAGACCCTCCCGAATCGAAGTGATATCACCGAGGATATGAGATGCTTCCGCGGCCATAAGCTGATCGGCTTTCTCTTTCTTCTTGACTGCATCCCAGTATTGATCGCCGGCCTGACCATATCGCTCGATATAGGAACTCAGTTTTGCATATATCTCAGCTGTTTCATTCATTTGGGCAGCGCCCCGCCGCCACTCTTCAAGCCCATCTTTAACCTTTATAATCTGATTGGAAAATGATTCCCATTGTTCCTCACCGTCGGTGGCAAGCAAATAGACCGCGGTCACTCGAAGAAGCAGGAAGGGCTCGACAAAATCCTGTCGAAGTGTGCCGATATTTTGATTGTCGAGATGTTCGAAATAATCGGTGACTTCCCAGCCAATCTTGCCCCATTCAGAAAAGGCATCATCTTTACTGGTGCGCGATTCTTTTTGTTGCTCGAATGCATCCTTGTAGCGTTCGCCGCTCTTCTGGGCCTGCATGGCCTTATCCCTGTATACCATTTTCAGACCTTTAAGGGTTCCCAGATGGGAGAGTTTTTTATTGAAGTTGTCGTATGACGCCGCCCATTTTTCCGCGGCGTTTTTGGTTTCGCCTTTTTGTACATCAAAACCATAAATGGCAAATTCTCTGCGCAAACTTCCGGTTTGATTCAGCACGTTAAGACATTCGTTGCCGGCATCGGTCCTGGCGAAATTGTCCGACATACCCTTTACACTCATCCAGCCGGCAATACCCAGAACAAGAGCAACAACAATCAATGCTCCAAATCCCAGCGTTATTTTCGTGGCAAGCTTCATATCCTTAAACATCCGCACCTCCTTTAACTGGTGGTTGTAATACATGGTTGTTTTCACTTGTTTCATCGACAGCACACCTCCTGTTATCGAGCGGAATAGACAGGATAAAAACGGCGCCATTCTCCCCGTTACTCGATCGCTCGATCCATCCGCCGTGCTTTTCGATTATGTTTTTGACAATTGGGAGGCCCATACCGTTACCGTCCTTTTTTGTCGTGAATCTATCCTCAAATATTATATCCCCGATATCTTTTGAAATTCCCGTTCCGGTATCACCGACTACTATTTGAACATAACCAAAATCGTTGTCGCTCTGTTTTGGAGGGACAGGGGCGTGCTGTAGTTTTATATGTAAAGCTCCTCCACCGGGCATAGCATCGAGGGCATTGAGTGCAAGGTTCAGTATTGCCCGTTGGAGGAGCAGAGAATCCCCTTTGATCCACACCGGATGGTTTAGTGTTTCTGCGGAGACGGTAATATTCGATGGTGCGATTCCGGCGATCGCTGCGGTTGCACGTTCGACTATCGCACCGGCTTCGGTTCGTACCATAAAGGATTCCGTTGAAGAACCGGTTTTGTCTATTGCCAGAAGGGATTTGCACACTTGGGCGGCTATGGTTGTCGACTTGAGCATTTTTCTGATATAATCATCGGAACGACCAGCATCGTTGCAATGCTCCAGCGCCATATCGGCGTAGCCCAGGGCGCCACCTAACAGATTGTTGAGATCATGGGCGACGGATCTGAAATTTTTTCCCAGACGGGCAAGGCGATTTTTTTTCTTGAGGGCTGCCGATTTGAACCTGAGTTCTGATAAGAGCTTTTCAACACGGGTTTCTATTTCTTCCGGTTCAAAGGGCTTGTCCATAAAATCATGACATCCGTTACGCATGAGGCGAATTACCAGGTCTTTGTCGCCATATCCCGAGATTGCAAGGATCGGTATCTCAATACCGGCGGTTTGCAATTTGGCAATCAATTCTTCACCGTTCATGGATGGCATCTGGATATCACAGATAAAAAGATCATAGGGGCGGTCACTTTCCTCGCTTTCGATGATTTTCTTCAGCGCCGTTATACCATCGGCAACACATTCGACATCATACCCTTTCATCTTGAGGGCAAGATTGATGCAGAATCGGATTTTTTCCTCATCATCGGCAACAAGTATTCGTGAAGCTTGTTGTGTGGCTGTTTTCATGGCCAAATATCAATGCAATGGTTGTGCCAGAGGATACTTGTTGGGGCTAATTTCTTTAAAACCATATACTTACAGTGTGGAATGTTTTTCCGGAAAGACTATGGGGGTGCAGATATTTCTGCGTCGGGGCAGGGAGATGGGTGTCTATATTTCAGGGAATCAAAGGGTTATGGGAGGGCAGAAAAATGTGCGGTGTCAGATATTTCTGCAGGCCTTCACTGCTTTTTCATGTTTTTAAGGCGATAACTGAGGGATTGGCGTGTGATTCCCAGCAGTTGGGCGGCAAGGGATTGGTTGCCATTCGAACGGTCGAACGCTTCTTGAACCAGTGCATCCTGGACTTGTGAGAGGGTTGGAAGGGCAGTATGGAAAGTAACACGTGTTTCTTTTTCTGAGTCTGCGGATGTCTGACCGGCAGTGGTTTCAGGGCATATTGTTTTGCGGAACGATTCTGTCGACAGGGTACCCGAAGTATGCATGGAAACCGCATCCCTGACCATTGCCTGCATTTCCCGTACATTGCCGGGAAATGAATAGGTTGCGAGGAGGTCGATCAGTTCCCGGGGGTATGGAGGCTTTTTTTTCTTCAGCTCCTCTGCTGCTTCTTCGATAAAGTAATCGAGCAGTACCGGAAGGTCGTCTTTACGTTCGCGGAGCGGTGGGATGGCGATATGATGGGTTCTGAGCCGATAGTAAAGGTCGTTTCGGAAGGACTTCGATGCCGCCAGTTCATCGATGCTTTTGTTGGTAGCGGCAATCAATCGGCATGAACTTTT
This DNA window, taken from Chitinivibrionales bacterium, encodes the following:
- a CDS encoding response regulator codes for the protein MKTATQQASRILVADDEEKIRFCINLALKMKGYDVECVADGITALKKIIESEESDRPYDLFICDIQMPSMNGEELIAKLQTAGIEIPILAISGYGDKDLVIRLMRNGCHDFMDKPFEPEEIETRVEKLLSELRFKSAALKKKNRLARLGKNFRSVAHDLNNLLGGALGYADMALEHCNDAGRSDDYIRKMLKSTTIAAQVCKSLLAIDKTGSSTESFMVRTEAGAIVERATAAIAGIAPSNITVSAETLNHPVWIKGDSLLLQRAILNLALNALDAMPGGGALHIKLQHAPVPPKQSDNDFGYVQIVVGDTGTGISKDIGDIIFEDRFTTKKDGNGMGLPIVKNIIEKHGGWIERSSNGENGAVFILSIPLDNRRCAVDETSENNHVLQPPVKGGADV